AAGGTATATTATGGAAGGTCAGCAATAACAGGATTAAAGGAGTCTTTACCGGCTTATTTATTACATCCATTATTCAATCTTCAAGCGCCACAACAGTAATGCTGGTAAGCTTTGTCAGTGCCGGCCTTTTAACATTACAGCAATCAATAGGTATAATATATGGAGCAAATATTGGAACCACCGTGACCGGCTGGCTTGTAGCATTGATTGGATTTAAAGTAAAAATTACTGCTGTTGCCCTGCTCTGCATAGGCATAGGCTTTTTTATACGGTTTGTATCCAATGAAAAAGTGCGCTACTATGGTGAGGTGTTACTTGGCTTTGGGGTGCTTTTCTTTGGGCTTGATATAATGAGCAATGCTGTCAAAGACCTGCGCAATTCTGAAGCAATACTGAACATGATGACGCGCTTTGCTGCAGTAGACATATCGTCAACATTGATTGTGGTTGCTATAGGTACTATTGTAACCATGATTGTACAATCATCAAGCGCTACGGTAGCCATGACCATGACGCTGGCAGTAAACGGCCTTATTGATTTTCCCACCGCGTGTGCATTCATATTAGGTGAAAATATTGGAACAACAATCACTGCCAATATTGCAGCCATAGGTGCCTCAACCGAGGCCAAGCAGGCTGCGCGAGCACATTTTTTGTTTAATTTTATTGGAGTAATATGGGCAATTTTTATCTTTCATAAATTCTTTGTGCCCTTTGTTGACTGGTTAGTACCCGGTAATCCGTATTCTGATATTTTAGCAGTACGTTCCAAAGTAATAGCGGACCACATGGCAGCATTCCATACCTGCTTTAACGTTATCAATACCATGGTGTTTTTGCCATTTGTTAATGTCCTTGCAAAGCTTTCAACTAAATTAGCACCAAAACCTAAAGGTGAAAAGGATGAATTCCATTTGAAATATATCACCACCGCATTAGTTTCCACACCCACAATTAATATAAACCAGGCACGTCTTGAAATCAAACGCATGTGCGGCATTGTCCTTGAGATGTTTGACATGGTCATGGATGTATTTCATCACCCAAAGGAAAAATTGGGTACGCAGGTTGAGCACATCATAAAGCTTGAAAACCTCACCGACCACCTTGAAAAGGAGATATCAAGCTTCCTAGTTAATATTTTACAAAACAATATTTCCTACGAGCAGAGTGAAGAAGTCTCATCGCTTCTACATACTGTCAATGAATTGGAGAGAATAGGCGATAACTGTGAATCATTGCTAAAACTTATCCGCAGAAAATATGAGGCGGGGATTGAATTTTCTGATGATGCAGTCAAAGGCATTGATGAAATTGCATCAAAAGTTCGTGAGTTTTTGGTTTTACTAAATGAAAACCTCACTATCCGCAATAAAGATATAATGACTGATTCAAAATTTTTAGAAGACAGGATTGATGAGCTAAGAAACGAACTGCGCAAAGGACACGTAAACCGTTTAAATGAAGGGGTATGTGATGTCAATGCTGGGCTTATCTTTATAGACATGCTATCAAAATTTGAAAAAATTGGAGACCATGCATTCAATGTAGCTGAAAGCATCTCCGGGGTCAGGGTTTTCTGACCCCGGCTTTAGCCTTAATTGCTTCAATAACAACTCCGGGATCTTCAGGAATAAAAACCTCCACGTCATCACAATACTGAACACCAAAATTATGTGCTTTCCCGTGTTCAGGCATTAATATATCAAGCGTAAAACCTTTTATGGCGCTACCTGTATCAAGAGCAACATAATATGCATTATTATATTTTATAATTGAACCCAGAGGAATAACAGACGGGTCAACAGCCACAACAAGAATTCCGCTGTCTAAAAGACCTGTTAATGTCAACCCACCTACAGCTGCGCAGTTGGTATAGTCTTCAATCCCAGTTTCGGTAAATCGAGTATTACAGCATCTACCCGGGCAGTAGGCTGTTATTTTCCATGTTGTTTTATACTGTACTTTTTTTGTGTGCGATAGTTCCGGTAAAAGATTGTGTTTGGGCATTAAATCCTGATACGCAAAAGCCAGTAATGCTACTGTACATACTACTATTAAACTAACCAATACTCTTCTCATCATCTTGTAACCAGTCTATGTAAGTTTTACAAAACCAAATAAAAATATTAAAACCCCTCATTATCCAAAGACAGTGAGGGGTTTATGTTATTAAATTTTTGGCCAAAATCTAATTTTTTTAAGCGAAGTCAATCATTTTTTAATGTGACATAAAATTATGTTGACAAATTTAATTAATTGTTTTATGTATAATTTTAATGTAAAAAGTGCGGTTTTTTGTTCTCTCAGGGTTGCCGTGCAAAGATTAACAATAAATCTTTGTAGTGGAAATATAGTTTTTTAACAATTGTAATGGTGCGTGCAGTTAATTTTCATATAAAAGGAGTGTTAAACAATGATATGGAATATTGTGACGCTGGTATCCTGTTTATTCATGATACTCTTCTTCCGGCGTCTTGACCGCTCCAACTTACGAATAACCAAAGTTAAACGATATACATCAAAAGTGCTGGATGACTTTAAAAAGTTAGCCCAGGAAGAAGAACGCAAGTTCAATGATTCTACCATTGAACTGGATATCATGCTAAAAAAAGCTCAGGCACTTAGCAATCATCTCAATGGTTCAATTGTGGAAATTGAAGAAAAGCTTAAAGGCCTTGATATTGAAAAAACAAACCTTAAAAAAGTGGAAGAGGATCTAAAGGTCATCTCAAATGCAGCACGTGATGTCAATCAGCAGATAGAATATATTGCCGCATCACGGGCAAGTTTTGGTGATATAGCTAAAAAGATTAACTACCTTACTGACAACCTTTCCAGATTAGAAAAAGAAACATCGGTGGTATTGCAAACCTTCAATGACAGGGTCCGTGAACGCTCACGGGAACTATCTGAAGAAATTGCTGAACAGATCAATAAACTCCGTGATACTATCACTATAAAAGAAGAACGGATACTTATGGCTTCTCAGGAAAAGGTTGACCTTTTGACACGCAACTTTTCGGAGTCGCTATCGCGCATGGAACAAAACATAACAAACACTGGCGATGCTATTTTAGAAAATATACGCTTAAAGATAGATACGGTAACAAAATCCGTTGACTCCATTGAGCAGCGTGTTGAATCAGCGGAACGCCGTGTATTTACTGACTTAAACCAGAAAATTGCAACACTGGCTAAATCCATTGAAGACTTTGAACAGGATTTGGACGAGATCAGGATAACCTCAACCACTTCAATGCGAAAAGAGCTTGCCGAAGTCAGCGATCAGATTTTAGAACTTAAATCTTCCGTTACTGAAGTTGAAAACAGTATTTTTGCTGATCTCAAGGAAAAGGCAAATGATGTGAAAACCAGTATATCCAGTTCTATAAAGGAATTTAAGGATATGCGTGAAACCTTACTTGAGCAGGTCAACGGCGATATTGAAAAAGTATATGATAAACTTCGACTCATTGAACAAAATATAGATGAATCAAAAGCTCAACTCATTGCCTCATTTGATGAAGAAGTCAACAAAATACGAACTGCATTTGATGCGTTAAACCTTCATGCTATCTCTAAAAAAGACGAAATTGTAAAAGCTGCTCGTAAAGAGGCTGAAGACATAAAAACCCGCATAGAAGAATTTGGTGAAAAATTTATTGAGATGGAACACAGATTGGTAGATAAATCAGAAGAGCAGCTTAAAACATTAGTTACCGAATACCAGGCCATAGAGCTGCGCTTCCATAATTTAACCGAACGTGCAAACCAGATTGAACGGCAGATGCATCAATCAATAGAATCAAAGATAGCTGAAGCCAGAAATGAATTTGATACCATGAGCCAGCATATTTCATCCATGAAAGAAGAGCTTTTAAGCTTAGAGGAAAACCACAAAATTTTTACGCGTACTGACGATATGCTTAAAACAGTTCAGGGCGCATTAACCGAGCTAAACACCATACTTGCCCAATCACGGGAAGAATCAAAAAAATTAGATGAATTTCTTGAAAAAGCTGAATCAATCAAGGATATACGGCGAACAGTTGAACGTGAACTGAAGGTGTTTGAATCACGAAAAGAAAAACTTGCTACAGTTGAATCTGAAATTAAAGCCCTCATGGAACTGGCAGATATGATTTCAATAAAGGCTGATTCATTACAGGACGGAATGCTTAAAATTGACCAGTTCAATGCACGCATTGATGCCCTGGCAAAGGTTTATAACGATCTGGAAAACAGGATTCACGAATTACAGGAATATGAAACTACCATAACCAAAAATTTGGAATCTGTTAACAAAGCTGATCTCATCATGAAATCAATAGAAACAAGAATAAAAACATTCCAGTCAACAGTAGAAAAATCAGAAAAGAAGATTGAGCGCCTCACCGGGTACCTGCACAGTATTGAAGAAAATACACTTATTCTTAAAACACGTGAGCAGGAAATCAGGGAAGTTAAGGAGCATTTTGCTGAGCTTGAAGGCCTCACTGCACATATAGAAGAGCGCATCAAACAGGTAAACGCTATGTTTCAGAAATTAGAAGATATGCGTGATGAAATCAGCCAGACCGATAGTCGCCTGCAATTAATGTTTACTGAAACCGATAAGCGAATGAAACAGTTTGCTGATTTCTTGAAAGCTATAGATAGTAACACCGTTATCGGCAAAGAGATTAAAGGGATACCAAACGTCAATATTAACGAGAGGCTGATAAAAACTGTCAGAGAGCTATCCAATAAAGGTTGGAGTTCTCAGGAAATAGCCAAAAAACTTTTAATAGATGAAAATGCAGTGCGACTGATAATCAATACTTCTTCCCTGTAACTATGCTTTCTATTGAGTTTTATCTTTTATTTTTTCCCTGATTTGCTGCATTATTTCTTCATCAGAAAGTTTCTTTCTTAAAACTATTCTATATTTTACTTCAAATTTTGTTGGTTCAATCGTTTTTTCGGGAAATGAAAACGTCCAGCGCTGCAGGTCCTGAACTATAAGGTTATCCAGTTCAACCAGAAATGTAAGCTGCGTTGGTCGTATCTTCATTATTGCACCTGAATCAGGGAATAACCACACTGTTACTATGCCCTCTCGTGCTTCATCAATTTGATTATTCTGTGCCACCTCTTCAAGTATATACTTATCACCACTTTCATCATTATTACGTGTGATTCTATCCTGATAATGTAACTGAACTACCTGATAGCTATCCGGAGTTATTAATACTCTGAAAAGCTCCGAACCACTTTTTTCTTCAAGAAATTTTTTATTATCCTGTGCAAATGGATCTTCTTTTTCTTTAATACCTGCAGTATTACATGCTAACAAGGTTATTAGCATAATAAATAGTATATGTTTCCTCATAACCACCATCATCTCCTTTAAAAATGGAATTCAGTGTAAAGCTAAGCAAATGAAGAATTTTGTTGTTTGAAAATATTAATTCTTTGCTTTCAGCTCAGAATGATACATTACAATCATATATCAACATACCATTGTCAATAATTTAATGTTATTGGATGTATATATAATAGACATTATCAATTCATTAAATACCTTTAGCTGAACTAACCTACTTTACGGCTAATGTATATACTGCATAAGCATACTTGACAAAATAATGAGAACATTATAACGTTGTACATGCAAAGGATTTGATGTCCACTTGAGCAATAATAGTATAACAAGTAAATCAATTTTTTCAATACCTTTTTATAGTATTTTAAAACAATCAGTCACAATGATATATGCCATAATCAATACCCTTAGTATCACTATATTAGTTTCAATAATAATACTATGTAAATCATTAATTATTCCTAAATGTTTAAATTTGAATAAAATATAAAATAGTGTACACCCCCGCCGCCTAAGGCGGCGAGGATGTACACTTTA
The genomic region above belongs to Spirochaetota bacterium and contains:
- a CDS encoding Na/Pi cotransporter family protein; the protein is MDGFSIGITIFGGLGLFLFGMKIMSESLQQAAGDRLKGILWKVSNNRIKGVFTGLFITSIIQSSSATTVMLVSFVSAGLLTLQQSIGIIYGANIGTTVTGWLVALIGFKVKITAVALLCIGIGFFIRFVSNEKVRYYGEVLLGFGVLFFGLDIMSNAVKDLRNSEAILNMMTRFAAVDISSTLIVVAIGTIVTMIVQSSSATVAMTMTLAVNGLIDFPTACAFILGENIGTTITANIAAIGASTEAKQAARAHFLFNFIGVIWAIFIFHKFFVPFVDWLVPGNPYSDILAVRSKVIADHMAAFHTCFNVINTMVFLPFVNVLAKLSTKLAPKPKGEKDEFHLKYITTALVSTPTININQARLEIKRMCGIVLEMFDMVMDVFHHPKEKLGTQVEHIIKLENLTDHLEKEISSFLVNILQNNISYEQSEEVSSLLHTVNELERIGDNCESLLKLIRRKYEAGIEFSDDAVKGIDEIASKVREFLVLLNENLTIRNKDIMTDSKFLEDRIDELRNELRKGHVNRLNEGVCDVNAGLIFIDMLSKFEKIGDHAFNVAESISGVRVF
- a CDS encoding 3D domain-containing protein, with amino-acid sequence MVSLIVVCTVALLAFAYQDLMPKHNLLPELSHTKKVQYKTTWKITAYCPGRCCNTRFTETGIEDYTNCAAVGGLTLTGLLDSGILVVAVDPSVIPLGSIIKYNNAYYVALDTGSAIKGFTLDILMPEHGKAHNFGVQYCDDVEVFIPEDPGVVIEAIKAKAGVRKP